The Mammaliicoccus sciuri genome window below encodes:
- a CDS encoding RrF2 family transcriptional regulator — translation MKISKGSDYGLHALAYLIAKRDQQPINVKSLSETLNVSVTYLSKILTQLVKANVIKSASGAKGGYYLVNNWEDITVYDIITAIDGHQSTLEDSFNHGPECKIQAILTSAEDEMTQALKNKTLKDLM, via the coding sequence ATGAAGATTTCTAAAGGGTCAGACTATGGGCTGCATGCTTTGGCATATTTAATTGCTAAAAGAGACCAACAGCCCATCAATGTTAAAAGTTTATCTGAAACGTTAAATGTGTCTGTAACATATTTATCTAAAATATTAACGCAATTAGTAAAGGCAAACGTCATAAAATCTGCATCTGGTGCAAAAGGCGGTTATTATTTAGTTAATAATTGGGAAGACATAACTGTCTATGATATTATTACTGCAATTGATGGTCATCAAAGTACACTTGAAGATAGCTTTAATCACGGTCCAGAATGTAAGATACAAGCGATATTAACTTCTGCTGAAGATGAAATGACGCAAGCTTTGAAAAATAAAACTTTAAAAGATTTAATGTAA
- a CDS encoding ABC transporter ATP-binding protein, whose translation MKEFFQYYKPYKGLFFLDFGSAVFVGILELVFPLITSIFIDQLLPTKNWSWIVIFVFLLLFIYVVESVLKFIVTYWGHKLGTNIERDIRNELYEHIQKMNFGFFDNQKSGKIIGRLTNDLMDIGEVAHHEPEDVFVAVMTLVGSFVIMLTIDVKLALITFCVVPIIFVLTIYFNQKMSGAFKNLFSNVSRFNELIADNVGGMRLVQAFTNEGHELARFKKVNDNFRATKLKAYSYMSWNLSISHIAQKLTLIFVLILGSYFVLNGSLSYGGFVAFIMITNLLFKPLESINMVIELFPKGIAGFKNFKEIVNMDPEIKDNDDAIEFIDEPDTIEYEDVSFKYSEKLILNQLSIKIEQGEKVALVGPSGGGKTTICSLLPRFYDPLQGKIKIDNRDIKSYKLESLRKQIGVVQQDVFLFGGTLRDNIIYGNLNATEEEINYAVDQAQLRTFVDELPEGLDTVVGERGTKLSGGQKQRISIARMFLKNPPIIILDEATSALDVETENKIQSAFKNLSRGRTSLIIAHRLSTIRHVDRIVYIEQGQIQEMGSHDELVDKGGKYKDLYMSQFEQIEEF comes from the coding sequence ATGAAAGAATTCTTCCAATATTATAAACCCTATAAAGGATTGTTTTTCTTAGATTTTGGTTCGGCTGTTTTTGTAGGTATTCTCGAATTGGTGTTTCCACTTATTACAAGTATATTTATAGATCAGCTATTGCCAACTAAGAATTGGAGTTGGATTGTGATTTTTGTTTTTCTTTTATTATTCATATACGTTGTTGAATCTGTATTGAAATTCATCGTGACGTATTGGGGGCATAAACTGGGTACTAATATTGAAAGAGATATTCGTAATGAGCTTTATGAGCATATTCAAAAAATGAATTTTGGATTCTTTGATAACCAAAAATCAGGTAAAATCATTGGACGATTAACGAACGATTTAATGGATATTGGAGAAGTTGCTCACCATGAACCTGAAGATGTGTTTGTAGCAGTTATGACGCTTGTCGGTTCGTTTGTTATTATGTTGACAATCGATGTGAAACTCGCGCTTATTACGTTCTGTGTTGTACCGATTATTTTTGTATTAACGATTTACTTTAATCAAAAAATGTCAGGTGCTTTTAAAAACTTATTTAGCAATGTTTCGAGATTTAATGAGCTTATTGCTGATAATGTTGGTGGTATGCGTCTTGTACAAGCATTTACAAATGAAGGTCACGAATTAGCAAGATTTAAAAAGGTCAATGATAATTTTAGAGCGACAAAATTAAAAGCATATTCTTATATGTCTTGGAACTTGTCGATTAGTCATATTGCTCAAAAATTAACGTTAATCTTTGTACTGATTTTAGGAAGTTATTTTGTATTAAATGGATCACTGTCATATGGTGGATTTGTAGCGTTTATTATGATTACAAATCTGTTATTTAAACCGTTAGAGTCTATTAATATGGTTATTGAACTATTTCCTAAAGGTATTGCTGGATTCAAAAATTTTAAAGAAATCGTAAATATGGATCCAGAAATTAAAGATAATGACGATGCTATCGAATTTATAGATGAACCAGATACGATTGAATATGAAGATGTATCATTCAAATATTCAGAGAAATTAATCTTAAATCAGCTATCTATCAAAATTGAACAAGGTGAAAAAGTAGCACTTGTAGGACCGAGTGGGGGAGGTAAAACGACAATTTGTTCGTTATTACCAAGGTTCTATGATCCGTTACAAGGTAAGATTAAAATCGATAATCGAGACATTAAATCTTATAAGTTGGAATCATTAAGAAAACAAATTGGTGTTGTACAGCAAGATGTATTTCTTTTCGGTGGAACATTAAGAGATAATATTATTTATGGTAATTTAAATGCAACGGAAGAAGAAATTAATTACGCAGTTGACCAAGCACAATTAAGAACGTTTGTAGATGAATTGCCAGAAGGTTTAGATACTGTCGTTGGGGAACGCGGTACAAAATTATCCGGTGGACAAAAGCAACGTATTTCAATTGCGAGAATGTTCTTGAAGAATCCGCCAATTATTATTCTTGATGAAGCTACGAGTGCTTTAGATGTTGAAACTGAAAATAAAATACAATCAGCATTTAAGAATTTATCACGTGGTCGAACATCACTGATCATTGCGCATAGACTGAGTACGATTAGACATGTCGATAGAATTGTATATATTGAACAAGGTCAAATTCAAGAAATGGGCAGTCATGATGAACTCGTGGATAAAGGCGGTAAATACAAAGATTTATACATGTCACAGTTTGAACAAATTGAAGAATTTTAA